The following are from one region of the Streptomyces fradiae genome:
- a CDS encoding LacI family DNA-binding transcriptional regulator translates to MADVAREAGVSHQTVSRVLSGHPNVRAATREQVTVAIERLGYRRNSAARALVTRRTRTLGVIAVNTALYGPASTMTGLQEAAREEGYLVSTVSLRTGEGQALKDAIDHLAAWGVEGVVAITPQRSHVQALAELDAPFPVVTVEGGHRLDLPGVSLDQERGARMVTEHLLAAGHRTVWHVAGPEDWLESEARTAGWRAVLEESGIEPPRVLAGDWSPLSGYRAGQELAGLALARRGAAPVTAVFVANDQMALGVLRALREAGIRTPAQVAVAGFDDIPEAEYFPPPLTTVRQDFATIGRRSIGLLVDHIEGRARKAEHLLVEPQLIMRASTRPPGDA, encoded by the coding sequence GGTGGCGATCGAGCGGCTGGGCTACCGCCGTAATTCCGCGGCCCGGGCTCTGGTGACGCGCCGGACGAGGACGCTGGGTGTGATCGCGGTCAACACCGCCCTGTACGGCCCGGCGAGCACGATGACGGGTCTGCAGGAGGCGGCGCGGGAGGAGGGCTATCTGGTCTCCACGGTCAGTCTGCGTACCGGGGAGGGGCAGGCGCTGAAGGATGCCATCGACCATCTCGCGGCCTGGGGTGTGGAGGGGGTCGTCGCGATCACCCCGCAGCGCTCGCACGTGCAGGCGCTCGCCGAGCTGGACGCGCCCTTTCCGGTGGTGACGGTGGAGGGTGGCCACCGGCTCGATCTGCCCGGGGTCTCCCTGGACCAGGAGCGCGGTGCCCGTATGGTCACGGAGCATCTGCTGGCCGCCGGGCACCGCACGGTCTGGCACGTGGCCGGGCCCGAGGACTGGCTGGAGAGCGAGGCCCGCACCGCGGGCTGGCGCGCGGTCCTGGAGGAGAGCGGTATCGAGCCTCCGCGTGTGCTGGCGGGTGACTGGAGCCCGTTGTCGGGGTACCGGGCGGGCCAGGAGCTCGCCGGGCTCGCCCTGGCCCGCCGCGGGGCGGCACCGGTCACCGCCGTCTTCGTCGCCAACGACCAGATGGCGCTCGGCGTCCTGCGGGCGCTGCGCGAGGCCGGCATCCGCACCCCCGCGCAGGTGGCCGTCGCCGGCTTCGACGACATCCCCGAGGCCGAGTACTTCCCGCCGCCGCTGACCACCGTCCGCCAGGACTTCGCCACCATCGGACGCCGCAGCATCGGACTGCTGGTCGACCACATCGAAGGCCGCGCCCGCAAGGCCGAACACCTCCTGGTGGAACCACAGCTCATCATGCGCGCCAGCACCCGCCCCCCGGGCGACGCCTGA